Sequence from the Cellulomonas fimi ATCC 484 genome:
CGCCGACGAGGCGCCGGCGCGCGCGGCGGTGGGCGCGGCGGGCGCGGCGGGCGCGGCGGCGGACCGCGGCGAGACCGGGGCGGCCGACCGCTCGGCGACGCCGTCGTCGGCGCCGGGGCGGGCGGTGCCGACGAGCGGCACCTCGGACCACCGGCCGCGCAACGCGTCGACGACGAGCACGCGGCCCAGCAGCGGCTCCCCCAGCCCGGTGACGAGCTTGACCGCCTCGGTCGCCATGACGGACCCGACCTGCCCGCACAGCGCCCCGAGCACGCCGGCCTCCGCGCACGACGGCACGGTGTCGGGCGGTGGCGGTGCCGGGAACAGGTCGCGGAGCTGGACGGCCGGGACCCCGGCGGGTGGACGGCCCCAGAACACGGTCGTCTGCGCGTCGAACCGCAGCACCGAGCCCCAGACCTCGGGCAGCCCGAGCCGTACGCACGCGTCGTTGACGAGGTACCGGGTCGGGAAGTTGTCGGTGCCGTCCACGACGACGTCGTACCGGCGCAGGACGTCGTCGACATTCCCCTCGTCCAGCCGCAGGGCGTGCACGACGACCCGCACGTCCGGGTCGAGCTCCGCGATCGCGTCGCGCGCGCTGTCGACCTTGAGCCGTCCCACGTCGGCCGTGCCGTGGATGACCTGCCGCTGCAGGTTGGTGACGTCGACGACGTCGTCGTCCACCACGCCGATCGTGCCGACACCCGCCGCGGCCAGGTACTGCAGCACGGGCGCCCCGAGGCCCCCGGCGCCGACGACGAGGACGCGCGCGTTGCGCAGCCTGCGCTGCCCGTCGACGCCGAGCCCCGGCAGCAGCAGGTGCCGCGACCCACGCGTCACCTGCGCGGGAGTCAGCGGTGGCCCGGGGTCGA
This genomic interval carries:
- a CDS encoding ThiF family adenylyltransferase gives rise to the protein MPLPPLVDPGPPLTPAQVTRGSRHLLLPGLGVDGQRRLRNARVLVVGAGGLGAPVLQYLAAAGVGTIGVVDDDVVDVTNLQRQVIHGTADVGRLKVDSARDAIAELDPDVRVVVHALRLDEGNVDDVLRRYDVVVDGTDNFPTRYLVNDACVRLGLPEVWGSVLRFDAQTTVFWGRPPAGVPAVQLRDLFPAPPPPDTVPSCAEAGVLGALCGQVGSVMATEAVKLVTGLGEPLLGRVLVVDALRGRWSEVPLVGTARPGADDGVAERSAAPVSPRSAAAPAAPAAPTAARAGASSATSPSRPLDDVVPTVTATELVARLDADPTTVLVDVREAAELAVVSVPGATHVPLARVLDGSAVPDLPRDRPVLVICQVGARSALAARTLRAAGVDAANVEGGVLAWLAARA